A DNA window from Thermococcus sp. 4557 contains the following coding sequences:
- the bpsA gene encoding N(4)-bis(aminopropyl)spermidine synthase codes for MMEIVEKVREKTSIPVYERTIENVLSAIQASGDVWRIVDLSEEPLPLVVAVVTALHELGYVAFDGPSVVLTQSGRKLVEKYGIGARKDYTCSHCEGKTVELNAFSDLLEQFKEIVKDRPQPKHDFDQAYVTPETTVARIALMHTRGDLENKEVFVLGDDDLTSIALMLSGLPKRIAVLDIDERLVKFIEKTADELGYENIEMFTFDLREPLPDYALHKFDTFITDPPETVEAIRAFVGRGIATLKGPGCAGYFGITRRESSLDKWREIQRVLLNEFGVVITDIIRNFNEYVNWGYEEETRAWKLLPVKVKPSYNWYKSYMFRIQTLEGSKGFEERITVGDELYNDEEASTT; via the coding sequence ATGATGGAGATAGTTGAGAAGGTTAGGGAGAAGACGAGCATCCCCGTTTACGAGAGAACCATCGAGAACGTTCTGAGCGCCATCCAGGCGAGTGGAGACGTCTGGAGAATCGTTGACCTCAGCGAGGAGCCGCTCCCGCTCGTCGTTGCCGTTGTCACCGCACTCCACGAGCTCGGCTACGTTGCCTTCGACGGCCCGAGCGTCGTCCTCACCCAGAGCGGCAGGAAGCTGGTGGAGAAGTATGGAATCGGCGCCAGGAAGGACTACACCTGCTCCCACTGCGAGGGCAAGACGGTTGAACTGAACGCCTTCAGTGACCTCCTCGAGCAGTTCAAGGAGATAGTCAAGGACAGGCCGCAGCCCAAGCACGACTTCGACCAGGCCTACGTTACCCCCGAGACGACCGTCGCCAGGATAGCCCTCATGCACACGCGCGGGGACCTTGAGAACAAGGAGGTCTTCGTTCTCGGAGACGACGACCTGACCAGCATAGCCCTCATGCTCAGCGGCCTTCCGAAGCGCATTGCTGTCCTCGACATTGACGAGCGCCTCGTGAAGTTCATCGAGAAAACCGCCGACGAGCTCGGCTACGAGAACATCGAGATGTTCACCTTCGACCTCCGCGAGCCGCTCCCGGACTACGCGCTCCACAAGTTCGATACCTTCATCACCGACCCGCCCGAGACCGTCGAGGCCATAAGGGCCTTCGTTGGAAGGGGCATAGCGACCCTCAAGGGTCCTGGCTGCGCCGGCTACTTCGGCATAACGAGGCGCGAGAGCTCGCTCGACAAGTGGAGGGAAATTCAGAGGGTTCTCCTCAACGAGTTCGGGGTCGTCATCACCGACATCATCAGGAACTTCAACGAGTACGTCAACTGGGGCTATGAGGAAGAGACCCGCGCCTGGAAGCTCCTGCCGGTCAAGGTCAAGCCGTCATACAACTGGTACAAGAGCTACATGTTCAGGATTCAGACCCTCGAGGGCTCGAAGGGCTTCGAGGAGAGGATTACCGTCGGCGACGAGCTCTACAACGACGAAGAGGCC
- a CDS encoding metal-sulfur cluster assembly factor, producing the protein MVTKEEVENVVKAIVDEKFVKSVEVNEKGDVAVTLAKDTPNIDDVLIRLNAELGKLEGVGTITINREREMKAEENAELSEELVLEKLKEVIDPEIGIDVVNLGLIYEVNVRPDKTVYVKMTMTTPGCPLTMWILRAVEDKVLEIPGVKDAEIELTFDPPWTPDRISPEYKKRLGLY; encoded by the coding sequence ATGGTTACGAAAGAGGAAGTTGAGAACGTCGTTAAAGCGATCGTTGACGAGAAGTTCGTAAAATCCGTTGAGGTGAACGAGAAGGGGGACGTAGCCGTTACCCTCGCGAAGGACACCCCTAACATCGACGACGTGCTGATAAGGCTCAACGCGGAGCTCGGAAAGCTTGAAGGAGTGGGCACTATAACGATAAACCGCGAGAGGGAGATGAAGGCCGAAGAGAACGCCGAGCTGAGCGAGGAGCTCGTTCTTGAGAAGCTCAAGGAGGTCATAGACCCCGAAATCGGCATCGATGTCGTCAACCTCGGCCTCATATACGAGGTAAATGTCAGGCCGGATAAAACCGTGTACGTGAAAATGACGATGACGACCCCGGGCTGTCCGCTCACGATGTGGATTCTTCGCGCGGTTGAGGACAAGGTTCTCGAAATCCCCGGCGTTAAGGACGCCGAAATCGAGCTAACCTTCGACCCGCCCTGGACGCCCGACAGAATCAGCCCGGAGTACAAGAAGAGGCTTGGACTCTACTGA
- a CDS encoding ferredoxin, with protein MAWKVRVDQDVCIGDAICASLCPDIFEMNDEGKSVVIVEVIEDENLYNCAVEAAEACPVSCIYVEEA; from the coding sequence ATGGCTTGGAAGGTTAGGGTTGACCAGGACGTTTGTATCGGAGATGCCATCTGTGCCAGCCTCTGCCCGGACATCTTCGAGATGAACGATGAGGGCAAGAGCGTTGTCATCGTCGAGGTTATCGAGGACGAGAACCTCTACAACTGCGCCGTTGAGGCCGCTGAGGCCTGCCCGGTCAGCTGCATTTACGTCGAGGAGGCCTGA
- a CDS encoding nicotinate phosphoribosyltransferase translates to MRDFYIAHEDDIKAGKTTDVYFIRTKKILVEKGIHRKVFADVTTTSLPKGWKWGVLAGIEEVAKLLEGLPVNVYAMPEGTIFHPYEPVLQIEGYYKEFGIYETALLGMLSQATGIATAALRTKIAADFKPVYSFGIRHMHPAIAPMIDRSAFIGGCDGVSGVLGAEMMGEKPVGTMPHALILVVGDQVKAWKYFDEVVEPEVPRTALVDTLCDEKFEALMAAEALGERLAAVRLDTPSSRRGNFRRIIEEVRWELDLRGYKHVKILASGGLDEESIREIVDVADAFGVGGSIASAKPVDFSLDIVEIEGKPITKRGKLSGRKQIYRCENGHYHRVPAGKKLERCPVCGAKVEPLLKPLIENGEIVAELPKAREIREYVLEQAEKFNLSLE, encoded by the coding sequence ATGAGGGATTTCTACATCGCCCACGAGGACGATATCAAAGCGGGAAAGACCACTGACGTTTACTTCATCAGGACGAAGAAGATACTCGTCGAGAAGGGCATCCACCGGAAAGTTTTCGCCGACGTGACAACGACTTCCCTTCCGAAGGGCTGGAAGTGGGGGGTTCTGGCGGGAATTGAGGAGGTTGCAAAGCTCCTTGAGGGGCTCCCCGTGAACGTCTACGCAATGCCGGAGGGAACGATATTCCACCCCTACGAGCCCGTCCTTCAGATAGAGGGCTACTACAAGGAGTTTGGAATCTACGAGACAGCTTTGCTGGGAATGCTCAGCCAGGCGACGGGAATAGCCACCGCCGCACTCAGAACGAAGATAGCGGCGGACTTCAAGCCCGTCTACTCCTTCGGCATAAGGCACATGCACCCGGCAATAGCGCCGATGATTGATCGCTCGGCCTTCATAGGCGGCTGCGACGGTGTCAGCGGCGTTCTGGGTGCGGAGATGATGGGGGAGAAGCCCGTCGGCACGATGCCCCACGCACTCATCCTCGTTGTCGGCGACCAAGTGAAGGCCTGGAAGTACTTCGACGAGGTCGTTGAGCCTGAGGTTCCGAGAACCGCTTTGGTGGATACGCTCTGCGACGAGAAGTTCGAAGCGTTGATGGCGGCTGAAGCGCTTGGCGAGAGACTTGCCGCGGTCAGGCTTGACACCCCGAGCTCGCGGAGGGGCAACTTCAGGAGGATAATCGAGGAGGTCCGCTGGGAGCTCGACCTCAGGGGTTACAAGCACGTCAAAATCCTCGCCAGCGGCGGTCTCGACGAGGAGAGCATAAGGGAGATTGTGGACGTTGCAGACGCCTTCGGCGTCGGTGGCTCCATAGCTTCGGCGAAGCCCGTTGACTTCTCGCTCGACATAGTTGAGATAGAGGGGAAGCCTATAACCAAGCGCGGCAAGCTCAGCGGAAGGAAGCAGATATACAGGTGTGAGAACGGCCACTACCACCGCGTTCCAGCGGGCAAAAAGCTCGAGCGCTGCCCTGTCTGCGGGGCGAAGGTTGAACCGCTTCTCAAACCGCTCATCGAGAACGGTGAGATAGTGGCGGAGCTGCCGAAGGCGAGGGAGATAAGGGAGTACGTCCTTGAGCAGGCAGAGAAATTCAACCTGAGCCTGGAGTGA